Genomic segment of Euleptes europaea isolate rEulEur1 chromosome 21, rEulEur1.hap1, whole genome shotgun sequence:
ctcccccacacccccagtgacccccactacatccctggaagatggccaagatgccctccctcccatgaactgctcaaggtcatagaatcagcattgctgacagatggccatctagcctcttcttaaaaacctccagggaaggagcgcttaccaccacctgaggaagcctgttccactgaggaaccgctctgttagaaaattcttcctaatgtctaggcggaaacttttgatttaatttcaacccgttgcttcttgtccgaccttctggggcaacagtccctctttctaatctccccttgaaatctctttgtaagagaactgcaactCTTAAATCAGCAAGTGAATGTCCTGGTAGGTTAAACTGTCCCCCcgctggtttttgaatgttgtagTTTCTGATGACAGTCTTATGTCCATGTAATCTTTGTTgtcagggactggcctgtttgcccagcgtagagggtggaagggcattgctggcatgtgatggcatgaatcacattagaagatgagcagtgTGTGAGAGGTCTTTGGCAGCAATCTTGAATCCCTGGTCTTTGACAACTGTGGAAATTTTGTATAAACCACTTCTGGCTTCTCTGAAGCTGCTGCCTTCTAACTCACACCGTTGGTATGTCTGATTCAGCATtgtctgaccggcagcagctcttaggcagagaaaggtcttctaAAACACCGGCTTCCAGAGATCTTTTAAACAGAGACGCCAGGGATCAGTCTGCTTCAAAAGGAGGTCCCAGCTTCCATTCCTGGCATttgcagttaaaggatctggggGTAGCTTCTTTCCTTGGGAtgctggagagcggctgccagtcagagcagacatgCCTCagttagatggaccagtggtctgacctgGCAAAAGGCAGCTTCGTCCATGTTCAAGTGTCATAAATGCATGACAGTTTGATCCTTGGCCTCTACTATccaaccttcccccccctccccgccagttTCTATAAGTTTCCAGATGTGGCCGAGCCCTTGGGTTTTGAAGCCTGTTATGTAAAAAGATATCCCTTTTTGGTGTTGGCAGCTACCTTTACTTGAAAATGATTCCTTTGTGTTATCCCATTTTGTAGGCTCTTGGGACATATGGGCCTGAGAGACCCATTTTTCCTGCTGTCGCTTATATTGAAGTATTTCCTGGTATTTCCTGGAGTTTCAGCATCCCTGGAATCAGACGGAGGCTGGTGAGTAGGTTGAAAATTGGTTTAATCCCATCCTCCCCAAGAAGCCCATTGCTTCTCCAtgccttttatcctcacaacagccctgtgaggtaggtggcaccGAGGGAGAGTGGCTTGCCCAACATCAACCGGCAAGCTTCATGGCACtgaggggatttgaactcgggtctgtCCAGTTCTAGTTTAGTGCTCGAATGGCGATGCTATCTTCCCCCGAGCTAAAAGTTTCCACCCTCTGCTGCGTGGCCTAGAAGGCCATATCTCGGAAATCTCATTCGCTTGAGCCCTGCCTAATTCAGGTTTTGAAGAGGTAAACTTGTCTGTGGATTCATGAATTAATgtgcctctttaaaaaaaaaaaaaaatctcctaagTGAAAACATGCATGTGAGGGACAAGGTTTTACCCTTACCCTTCTCTCTGCTTGTTTTTCTCCATGCAGGGAATTCTGTTTTTCTAGAGgaactttcctttatcccttagaagcttcttgatccattgatcttgagcagtgtaaatctaatgtttgagggatataaggaatgaaataaatcttgccactgacaatgtagccttgggatccctgtcacttaattaaaaaaggcattatgtcagacacagaggcattagatttatatgttaagaggggagagatataacgtgatcggagttcctcgtaaaagcggcattccaagagggcgtGAGCTAGTgaatcaacagagccagaagagcaaggacaggtcctgtctgggtatggtatactcaaaatcctgccctgtataaccatagaggggttagggAGGACGTTTCAACCCCCTCGTCTTAAACCTGCTGTCCAAATTTGTACAATCCACACTGCAGGTTTTCCCAGCCCATCTGTGTCAACCAGGCCTAAACGAGATCACCTGGCCTGAACGTCTCCAAGCTTCATGCCTGCCAGAAACAAACCAAAGCTTCACCTGGCTGTATTTCAGAGgtctttttcttctctgctttaGGTTGACCAGCAGGCCCTCTGCTCTACTGGAGGAGGACAGCTGCACAGTGGAGAGAAGAGATGCTGCCCTCACCTACGCCCAGTTCATTGAGCAGTAAGCGAGCTGCCCGTGTGTAAATAATCCAATTTATACTCACCTCTTGTCCTGCGTTGCTGTCAGCAGCAGGGGGCAGTATGTGCAAAATCTGGGGGCTGGGTTTCAGTTTagaccaggcttgtccaaactgcggcccctggTCCGCATGCGACCCAGGACGGCTATAaatgcagcccaacacaaaattgtaaacttccttaaaacattatgaatcagctatcgttagtaagagccccgtggcgcagagtggtaagctgcagtactgcggtcccaagctctgctcgcgacctgagttcaatcccaacagaagttggtttcaggtagccagctccaggttgactcagcctgccatccttccgaggtcggtaaaacgaggacccagcttgctgggggtaaagggaagatgactgggaaaggcactggtaaaccaccccgtaaacagtctgcctagtagacgttgggatgtgacgtcaccccatgggtcaggaatgacctggtgcttgcacaggggacctttacctttacctttttatcgtTAGtatattttatgtgcggcccaagttaGTGTTAGTATATATGCGGCCGAAGACAATTCTTcagttttcagtattttttgatagatagatagatagatagatagatagatagatagatagatagatagatagatagatagatagatagatagatagatacccagcttctgtttttaggttgggttttattccccctttttgcttccacccaaataAGTCTTTTCATAAAATAAATCTTAGCAGTGAGTGTCATGCTCAGTTTACCCCTCTCCCCTTGTTTTTATTGGTACTGCATCGTCGTCAGATATGATATAGCACTGTAGATTTCTCCTTAATTTCCCAGGTACgctttctccaggccagttatTCTCCAGGGAATAACCAACAACATGGTAAGTTCCCCGAGACTGAAGTTAAGCAAGGCTGGTACCGGCAGGGGTGAGCAACCTGGTGGCTGTGTctgaacatacgaagctgccttatactgagtcaaaccgtTGATCTGTCTGTTCCAACCGGCAGCCGTTCTGTAAAGCCTCGGGCAGAGAAAGGGCTTTCACGGCCCCTGCTAATTGAGGTGCCAGAATTTGAACCAGGACCTTctgcccactgagccacagctttggTCTGTGGGTGTCACTATTTTTAAAGGGGCGACTGGATTTGCATGTGACCCAACAAGGGAAACTCGGCGTTCAGGATCCCAGGGCCTAGTGCTGGCACCAGTGCTGGTTCAAGTCCTGGAGTGGGGGCGCGGGGAGATGTTTGGGAACAGAATTGGTTGGCTTGGAAGGGTGTGGAGTGCTCTTACAGAGACGTCCATCCTGGAAGCTTCAAGGCATGTGGGCCAGTTTATGTAACCGTCAGAGCTGTagtacagaagaagagttggtttttatatgccgactttctctaccacttaagggagaatcaaaccggcttacaatcaccttcccttcccctccccaccttcccttcccctccccacaacagacaccctatgaggtaggtggggctgagagagtgtgactagcccaaggtcacccagctggcttcatgtgtaggagaggggaaacaaatccagtttgtcagattagccttcgccgctcacgtggaggagtggagaatcaaacccggttctccagatcagactccgccgctccaaaccaccgctcttaaccactacgccatgctggctcgcCATAAAATCCTGTGAGGACTACCACAGTCAGGGCTGCAGTTTAGGTGGGAGGTTGGCATGCTTGGAAGTCTTGCTATTGCTAGGCCAGGTGAGAGGTCAAATGTAGTATCCTGCGTCCCAAGAGTGAGCAGTCAGATTTCCCTTCGAAATGTACCTGGAGCCAGCCTTCTCTCGCTGGCTAGTGGCAGCCCCCAGGATGTGACAATCGGAGGTAACTTCCTTCCAATCCGTCTGCCTATTCCTGATGCCCCCTTCTGTGCCTGCAGGAATTTCAGGCTTACTGCACCAAGGAGAAGCTGTTGGCCACATTTGGAGATTGCCTGGTCCGCCTCAGCACCGCCAACACCTACTCCTATCGCAAAGGTGAGGGCAGGATCACGAAGGAACTTTTTCCGGCAGCGACAAGGATGGGGTGGGGACAAGCAGCCTGCATAGTCATTTGTCCCCCAAGTGAATGAATGTGCACTTCTGGGATTGACAATACAGAACATTTCATGGTGcctccttttaattttttgtgtgtttcCCTGAAGAGTGAAATTGACTGGACCGGAAGCTGCTTGCAATCTGGTCTAGTCAATTTCAGCTCTCCAAGGAATTAGATAGGATGAGAAGCGGCTGCACGAAATGATTGTAATTGACTCATGACACGCAAGTGTGAAAACTACCAGAGTGTGTGTCTTATGCTTGGCATTATAATATGACTGAAGAAGATCTTTAATGAACGAAATGGACTGATTCTGGACTTCTGTATCTATCTTCAGACTTTCAAGGTCTCTTCATTGTCATCTTTTTGGATCTGCATCTTCAGATAATTAAGGACATACGTTTTGCCTGACTTACGTTCCCTTATCTTCTTGGTTGTTTATATTGTATTGCGGTGTTGGAATGGTTAGCTGCATAATtgtattatataaacaagcacCTTCTTAGGCTTTTCATTTGGCTGTGTGCTGTAATTTGTATTTCTGTTTTGTTCACAGCAAAAGTTGTATTTTGTTTGTGTGCTGCTGTGTTCTTTTAGCATTCTCTTTTCCCATTCCAGTTGACCTGCCCTTCCAGGATTACGTGGATCAATTGCTGGACCCCCAGGACCCAGACTCCCTGGGGAGTGGTGAGTTAGGCTGTTCCTTCCTCTCCAATGATGCTgcgtctccaaaccctgcccatttAGCAGTGACTGCCAAGTTTCAGCCTGGTTCTGCCAACTGCTGTTAGCCATGTAGATTAAATGGAGGCCTTATTCATGctcagaaagattatgttcaTGCTCATTGGGGGAGCTGGAAACAACTGAGCATATTATTCTGAGATGCCCACatcacaaggaggccagattaaaatatcttcagcctgTGCTAGATGGCTTTCTGGGCTAATCCAGTGAAATCAAATTGGAAAACTTATTGTCTGATAAAaatcactgggtatccagacaagttgctaaattttgcctcgggATATTGTAAGACTCGGGGAATGATAGTAAAGCCGTTTTAAAGCTGGAGACTTTTATTCTTCCGTTGttttgaatcattgttttaaatctggaacttttgttaaatcttgttataacttttgttatactggtcaaaaaACGCAATGAAATTTTATTATAATGGAGGCCTTATGTTCCGAGACACTGTTCCTCTGAACACCAGTTGGCgacgtggggagggggaaggatgcaGGAgtggatggacctttggtctgactcagcagagtTCGACTCCCAAGTAAGATTGTGCCCATGGAAAGCTACCTATCCATTTTTATCCCAAGAAAGCATACATGGTCCTCCGCTGTTCTGTTttgtcttcacagcaaccctgtgaggtaggctgggctgtgAGAGGAGGGTAAGTGCCCAAGGCCACCCTGTGAGCTTTCACGGCAGTGAGAGTTCTCCTCTGACACTTTAAACCCAACATCTCATTGGATCTCAAACCACAACacatttgttggtctttaaggtggcaTAAGACACCTGCGAAAGGGTCAACTTTATCTCCTCCACAGAAACGCTGTACTTCTTCGGGGACAATAACTTCACCGAGTGGGGTCCTCTCTTCCAGAAGTACCGGCCCCCTCCGTTCCGGCTCCCGGGCACCACCAGAGCGTACAGTTTTGGGATTGCCGGTCAGTTCCAGGTCATCAAGGGGGATGGGAGAGCCAGGGACATTCGGAGTGTCTTTTGGGGCATTCTTTGAAGGGATCTGACTCTGGGGAAAGTTTCCCGATCCTGTCCGGGAACCACTCTTGGGAGTTCGCTTGTCCGAATGACAAAGTCAGACCTGCATAGATGCCTTGCCCAGGCAGCAGCCCAGTTTAAAAGAGACGCTGAGTGAGTGCCAAGTCTGCTGGGTGAATTTGTCTGCCTCCTGTTTAATCAGGCCTAAATCTACTAAGAATTCACTCTGTGCATCTGACAAGAGGGaaattctaaccccccccccaaaaaaagttctgATAATCTTTAAGATATCATTCTGAGTTTTGTTGCCGTTGCAGCGGACTAAAGTGATGACTCAGTGCAGTTTCTAATTTCTCtttcatacaatcatagaattggaagggaccaccagggtcatctagtccagccccctgcacaatgcaggaaattcacaactacctcccgcccacacccccagtgacccctactccatgcccagaagatggccaaggtgccctccctctcatgaactgcctaaggtcatagaatcagcattgctgacagatggccatctagcttctgcttaaaaacctgcagggaaggagagctcaccccctcccgaggaagcccgttccactgaggaaccgctctaacttgttagaaagttcttcctaatttgTCTCCTCGTAATCTTCCACAGGCTCTGGCTCAGGGGTGCCTTTCCATTGGCATGGTCCAGGATACTCCGAGGTGATCTTTGGCAGAAAGGTACCTACGACGGAGATGGTGGCTGAGCTCTCACAGAAGGGGCCAGCCTGTTGTTGCTGGGGTGTTTCCCCCAAAAACTGCAGCTGTGATTTAAAGTCAGAAAAACAAGCATGTCGCAGATAGTTCCCCTACTGGTTGTCAGGCATATCTTGGGAGGGCAGATCAAGGTTTGGGGAATTGTCTTCACATCCAGATTGCTGAGAGAGCCTGGAAGGCCAGTTTGTTTCCCTGCTGCTtggctttctctctttcttgagACCTCTGGAGCGACTCACTCTTGTGGGGGGTGTCTCATTGCGAAGCTCTCACGGTATGGATTGTAATGAGGGGGTGAGGGGAGTTAATGGCCAAATGGTCCTACCTAGGTCTGGGGAAATGTATATTATGACTCTTCTCTGCACCCTCTTTCTCTGCAGCGCTGGTTTCTGTATCCCCCGGAGAAAACACCAGAGTTCCATCCCAACAGAACCACTCTGTCTTGGTTGCTGGACACCTACCCTTTTCTGCCACCCTGGGAGAGACCAATTGAATGCACCATTCACCCTGGAGAGGTAACTGTGGCCAAACCACAGAAGCGTTTGTTTTAGAGAACTAGGCCGCTGCTTGTGCCTTCGAAAGCTTTTGGGTGCTATATGGCATTAAAGTGTGGGGCTGCTCTTGATTACGGTTCACAAGCTTCGTTTGGTACTCTCAAAGGTCTGGAGAGTCCTCAGAAGCAAATAACACCAGTGTTTCAGGGTCGACATAGTCTCCAGGCTCGAGAGCTGGCGTGCTTAAGAGAGCACCTTCCTCTGTGTGATCTGCCACAATCTTTAAGATCCCCCAGAATGCTCTTTCAGGTATAGCGTCAGTGCACCAAATTGGATATGTAGAGAGGCGTTCTTGGTGGCAGTCCCAGAGATGGGCTTCTTCCAGAAGCTGTGTAAATGGTCTTATCGCTTCTGGACCAGGGATTGGGTAGAATATTTAACATGCTGTtaccctccagtgtggtgtagtggttaagagcggtggagtctgatctggaaaaccgggttttattccccactccttcacatgagcggcggaggctaatctggtgaactgggtttgtttcgccactcctacacatgaagccggctgggtgaccttgggcaagtcacagctctctcagtcccacctacctcacagggtgtcagttgtggggaggggaaggggaggtgattggaagcctgtttgagtctcccttacatggtagagaaagtcggcatattaaaaccaactcttcttctcctggaGCCCTCTCCAGTCACCTACTTAACTTTGTCCCTAATCCTTCTTCCCTCTCTACAGGTCCTGTACTTCCCAGACCGCTGGTGGCACGCCACCCTCAACCTGGACACCAGCGTTTTCATCTCCACATTCCTGGGTTAGGAGATGGGCAGGGGGGGGCGTCTTCGGGACGCCAGTAGTTACTCCGGCAGCTGAATGAAGATACTTGATTTCTCTCGTTGGTACACACGGACAGCCCTGGTGGTACTATCAGACTCTCTCATATGGCATTATTGTATTGCTCAGGTGTGAGCAGAAGGAATATTGTGATCGACGGGTGGGTGCGTGGCCAGTTTTCAACCGATCAGGTAGGGCCTGCGGGGATGCTCGGTGGCTCTTGATCTGGTCCGGCACTGTACGGCAAGCTTTCGTAACCAAAACGGAATCCACAGCGTCCCTCAATGTAAATTCATTGTCCCTTCATGGTCGAACTCTCATGTAAGTACGTTTGCTTTTATCAATTGAAAACACAATGCTGGTAAACAGAAGGTAGACCACGCGAAGCGGGTCAGAACCCCGCCCCACCACAGCAGGGGATTCACTTCCCAGGAGCCCTCGGCCCCAGTCCAATTTGATGGGCACCTCCGGAATTGGCTGGATGTTGCTTGCCATAAGCTATCATCACAAGGCCCAATAAGGACTCACACCACAGAGAGGCCAGGGGTAGAGAGTCTCGCCCATCAGCCTCATGCATgtcagaagtacagtgtccagataaCGCAAAGttctggtatcgctttactctgctcaggttagacctcacctagagtactgtgttcagttttgggcacctcaatttaagaaagatgtagacaagctggaacgtgtccagaggagggcaacaaagatggtgaggggtctggagatcaagtcctatgaggaagggctgaaggagctgggtatgtttagcctgaagagaagaagactgagaaaggatatgataaccgtcttcaagtacttgaagggctgtcatatagaggatggtgccgagttgttttctattgccccagaaggtcggaccagaaccagcgggttgaaattaaatccaaagtgtttccgtctagacattaggaagaattttctaagagttagagcagttcctcagtggaacaggcttcctcgggaggtggtgggctctccttccctggaggtttttaagaagaggttagatggccatctgtcagcaatgctgattctatgaccttaagcagatgatgagagggagggcatcttggccatcttctgggcatgtagtgggggtcactggggtgtgtgggggagggaggtagttgtgaattacctacattgtgcaggaggttggactagatgaccctggtggtcccttccaactctgtgattctatggaagTCCAGGCTTGAGCGCCATGTCACCCCTCAGAGCTGTGGTTCCTGTGGGATCTGTAACTGGAACCCCCAGATGGACGATATGGCCTCACCAAACGTTTCTGGGAGGCGGAGGGGGAGCCGACGGCTCAGACCTGTGTTGGGAAAGGAGGGATTCAGCTCTGGCTGGGTATGTCATTGCCCTGATCAAATCCACCCATTCTAAGGCTGCTTTGAGCCCAGagcggggagggaagaagaaagacgggtaagatatgggctccatattgtggctggttttttttttttaatgaggctgACGTCACCCCTCAAGGATTCCGATCAAATCTGCAGAAGCAGCGCCTGAAGTACAAGcaccaatgcccccccccccccgcactcttTCCGCTGTCCTCAGTTTGCCTTGACTCGTCTTGAATCACTGGTCCCTTCCCCGGGCCTAGTTTTCACCTGTTGGTGGGCCCaaggcaggggagagagagaccaaAGCAGGCAGTTGGTACTtattgtgagggttttttttttctgtttacgGGCATCTTTTTTTCTCAGGGACTTTATGGGAAACGGTGGACCTCAGTCACAGGTGAAATAATCCGGGAGGTTCTTTGAGGATAGGAGGGGAATGGGTGGGCTGAACGTGTTAAGATTTTTGCTTCTTGCATATTTTTAAGAGGGGGGGCCCTTTAGGGCTCTTCGTTCTTCTGCAGGAGGCTTGTTCTAGgctcatgaacgcatgaagctgccttctactgaatcagaccctcggtccatcaaagtcagtattgtctactcagaccggcagcggctctccagggtctcaggcagaggtctttcacatcacctacttgcctagtccctttaagtggagatgccggagattgaacctggggcctcctgcatgccaagcagaggctctaccactgagccacagccccttcttttTGGGTCTCAGGAAGCTGAAAGTTTTGCCCGGGCGTTGATGTATAGTAGACAGTTTAAAAAATAGGACGGGGTGATTTGGAGGGATGAGGTTACAGGTGAGAGGAGGGAAGGTTAAACCTCTGCCTGGCCAGGACTTCTCCCCTGCCTCTCGCTTCTCTTAAGCTGTTCTTAACACGAGACATTGCTAGGATGGGTCAACtggtttattaattttatttcatttctaccccgctctccccagccaaatCTGAAAATAAGTTGCCAACTTATTTGTTACTGGCCCTGCTCCCGTGCTTTGAACAGCCGCTTGATAGGAACCAATTTAAGCATGCAGTTTGTCTCTGTTTCCAGAAAAAGCTTCTCCTGTTCAATTCCTGCCCCTTGTGCTAGAGACACAGGAGCAGGGCCTGTTAAAAAGTTGGCAACTCATCT
This window contains:
- the JMJD8 gene encoding jmjC domain-containing protein 8, with amino-acid sequence MGLRDPFFLLSLILKYFLVFPGVSASLESDGGWLTSRPSALLEEDSCTVERRDAALTYAQFIEQYAFSRPVILQGITNNMEFQAYCTKEKLLATFGDCLVRLSTANTYSYRKVDLPFQDYVDQLLDPQDPDSLGSETLYFFGDNNFTEWGPLFQKYRPPPFRLPGTTRAYSFGIAGSGSGVPFHWHGPGYSEVIFGRKRWFLYPPEKTPEFHPNRTTLSWLLDTYPFLPPWERPIECTIHPGEVLYFPDRWWHATLNLDTSVFISTFLG